The genomic stretch GCAGACCCCGCATGGCCACCAGCCTGGGCAGGGGGCACAGGGGCACAATGCAGCCCGCTCTCAAACCAGGGCAAACTCTCACAAACCAGGGCAAACTCTCTCAAACCAGGGCAAACTCTCACAAACCAGGGCAAACTCTCACAAACCTGGGCAAACTCTCACAAACCAGTGCAAATTCTCTCACAAACCAGGGCAAACTCTCATAAACCAGTGCAAATTCTCTCACAAACCAGTGCAAATTCTCTCACAAACCAGGGCAAACTCTCATAAACCAGTGCAAATTCTCTCACAAACCAGTGCAAATTCTCTCACAAACCAGGGCAAACTCTTTCAGAAATGACAAAGTCATGAACAGTTTGGAGTGGCAGCATTGTAGACAGTGATAGGGGCAGGGGATAGTCAGAGAACAAAATTTAATATAACTGCGCATTTTAACACTGAATTATGAACGCTGAAGTGAAAGatcatattttgtattaatattccattttatttgttttaaaagtcaaataatttaaaaccaAAATTAGATGACTGAAAGTAGTAAAGATGTGATGGTTGAGCTTCTGATCACCCCTGGTTTGTGTTACGTTGGACAGTTCCTGCACTGCTGCTGCTTACCGGTAGCCATGCAGAAAGTCCGTCTTCAGAAAAGCCTCAGTGATCTCAGAGTCCAGCTGTGACATCACCTCCTGTACACTGCCACTAATGAACGATTCCCGCCCTGCGCAAAATGGCAGTTAATCCACTGTCTGCCAAGCCACACCCTTGCCAACAGACTACATTTAGCCCAATTTTAAACGCTCCCCAGAAAGCTATGAATATGCTGACACCTTGTGGATGTACCCTGCGCTTTGTGTTACTGCTTTGTGTAGTGCTTTGTGATTTACAGGGCTTTTCACAATACCCTGACATTTATGTTTTGACTGTTAAGTAAATGATATGTAATCATACGTAGGAGGCTCAATGAACCAGGCTGCATTATAATGTAATACAAGGGAAATGTTTCTTTCaatattcaacaaaaaaaaccgcAGGCAAAAACATAATTCAGAAAGGGCAAAGTAATACAGAGATAATgttgcatttctttttaaattgtctttcattgttgtttttctggtGGATCACACCAGGGATAGAACACACTGATAAGAACACGCTGAGGGGTATCCCTGATTCTAAGACAGAATTCTCCCTGTACCTTGTTGTTTAGCATTCTGTCCAATACCAACATTTACATGTCCTCCATCATGCTGACAGTCACAGAGAATAGGGAATAGGACTTCCAGATGGGCTCATACAGATACTGAAAGGTACAACCATGAAACTCTCTCCAGGAGCAAGCAGGGCTGCAGAGATACATTTGGACAGAGACAGTGGCAGAAGAACCTAGCACATTTATTCTTGCACTACCCACCATAACCTACACTCTCAGCAAAAAAAAGGTTCTCTGGCTCTATAGGGGGACCCTTTTTAGTTCTCAATGGAAACCTcaatcataggtgtgaagtgtgaaagctcccaaacaaagaacctttgaactagagagggttcttctatggaatcacagggttccttttggtaGTGGAGCAGTAAAGCTGACAAATCAGCCGCAGCAGCAGTGCCCTGTCAGCTTAAACAGCGAGGGCACACACCGACAGTGTTGAAGTGGAAGGTGGCCTGGTCCAGAGATGGGAAGACAGCCTGGTGGAGGGACAGTAGGTTGTGTTGTGGAAGGCACAGCCACGAGGATCCGTCCTCGCGTAGACAGTACAGGACAAAGAGCTTCTGCAGAGGGATGAAACGCCATTCCGCGCTCCCGCGAGGAGCCTGGAACACCTGCGGGCGTGTACACACGGAGAGTGAGACCGTCCTCCCAGCTGATCACTCCGTTCCCGAGGGAAACAGATCAGCTTGTGCACAGGGAAATTTAGCGTGTGACGAGTGACAGCGGGCAGCAGGCTGGCACAATGGGCTCAGCACCTGGGCTCAAACTCAGAGGTTGTGCTATAGTTTCCCCTGAGTAAGGCACACAGCTTTAATATACCCAGCTCTATAAATGGATAATATGTTGAAAAACAGGTTGTGAGCCTGTAAATAACTTCATATGCGATTGTAATGTGCATACTGTAACAGTGTGTTTACAGAGGGGCAGCAGGTTTGGGGGTTAGGAGCCGTTACCCGCAGGTGCACAGGGTGTCTGTGGCGCAGCGCGTCTGAGAAGCACTCCAGGAAATGGGTGGGGAAAGCGGTCAGCTGCTGCATATCCCACAACCCCCCTGGGCCCAGGTGAACCGCGCCCACAATCAGCCCGTCCCTCCCACACAGCTCAGACAACCCGGCCAGCACTGGACAGGAAACGGAAGAGTATGAGCAGTGGAATAAGAGCGAAACAGAATATGTTTGACTTTAAACACAAACTGTTTGACTTTGCCATTTCCTGTAGCTAAATGTCATCGCTGctttttattgctgtttatagCTGAGGGACCCAGTAACTCACTGAGTGAGCCATTGATAGCATGAGTTAGTGAGTAGGAGGCATGACTGCTTACAGAACTGCTTCCCTCAAATATAAAACCATATTTTTCTATCTTAATGGCTTTGTGTCCCCGTGGTAAAGCAAGGCTATAAATTGTGCAACCATAACATAACGTTGAAACACAGGGTAGATGCTCCTGCTTACCCAGTTTGGCATACACTTGTAGCACCTCATCCAGGcagccagggggcgctgttaTGTAGCAGAACTCAATCACCTGCAGTCCGCAGAGGAAGGGCGACAGCGTCCCCAGCCATGCCCTGGGAGACAGGACTGCTGTGCTCCGCTCTACCTGACAGAATTGCAGACGGCAGACTGCTCCTCAACACAGCGCCTTCAGGACAATATCAGCCAGTCTTCCTTGATTAAGTACACTTCATGGAATGCCCTGAGTGCTCCATATTGTTTTATGTCTTCAGTTTAGTCACAACCAAAGTTACCCTGGTAAGGACTATGCCtgtattgaaatgcattgtttgcAATTTGTCAGTGTGTCCTTTGCCCGTTTAATGGCTACCGTGGTATATTGCATTTAGTGCTGTTATGACATACTGAATTAACCACACTTCAGCTTCTTCACTGGAATAGACATAAACATTGCACAAGCCTTTACAGCCCTCAGTGTACaatgagctccataagtcttgggacatatattctttttatttgcctttgtactccacaattttagaacAAACAATTTGGATGTGTTTAAAGTGCATTTCTGCATTTGTTAAACACTTGAGTCCAGcatagaaattacagcactttttatacatagtcaccccatttcaggggaccatAATATcttggacaaatggcttcacagttGTTTCAGATTAATATGCTGTGTAAATAAGagtattatacatatttcacagCATCTGTGATCAAAgccatgtgcatgtgtggatcAGGGCACTTGCCCTGTTGTGCTTTACCTTGAACCTGCCCGTGTACTGGGGCTCACACTCCAGACTCTGAGCTCGACTCAGACAGTCTCTGAGCCGGTGAGGGTGCGAGGCCCTGAGAGCACTGGGGAGGCCGTACCCCTCTTCCCCGGGGCCACAGTGCAGGGGGGGCCCTGCAGGACAGGGCTGGGGGGTCTCTAGGGGCCTCATCTGTTTCTGCACCTCAGCATCACTCTGCCGCCAGAGAGACATCCTGAGAGGAACCAGCCATAGAGCTCATCTACACATACAGCAGCATACCCCAGACCCACCATCCGCACACTCCTCACACCCCCTACACCTCTATCACACACTCCCTACACCTCTATCACACACTCCCTACTCCTCtatcacacactccccacacctctatcacacactccctacacctttatcacacactccctgcacctctatcacacactccctacacctctatcacacactccctacacctctatcacacactccccacacctctatcacacactccccacacctcTATCACACACCCCCTACACCTCTATCACACACTCCCTACACCTCTATTACACACTCCCCGCACCTCtatcacacactccccacacctctatcacacactccctgcacctctatcacacactccctacacctctatcacacactccccacacctctatcacacactccccacacctctatcacacactccctgcacctctttcacacactccccacacctctatcacacactccctacacctctatcacacactccctgcacctctatcacacactccctacacctctatcacacactccccacacctcTATCACAGACTCCCCACACCTCTATCACACACTCCCTACACCTCtatcacacactccccacacctcTATCACACACTCCCTTCACCTCTATGAAACACTATCACACACTCCCTACACTTCTATCCGGATATTCCGCACACCTCTGTGGGAAACATAAACTCATACACAAAAACTGTGAAGTTATTCTGTTCTCTGTAATGGCTGTTATAAAGTTACATTGAagacagcgtgtgtgtgggatTTACAGAGCCTGACCTGAGCGCTTCGAGCCTGAACTCCTGGGCCAGGGAGGGGAAAGGGTTAacaggcaggggagagagagagagcaccttCCACAGACACCGCTCCCAGCACTGATCCACTGCACAGTCCACCAGgtactgaaatacacacacataaaacacacgcgtgcatgcacaaaaaaatacactcacacacaaacacaggcacatacacatagCGTTTTATTACTGATTTGTGGAAGACAGGACATCAACTCATCATTTAACATATCTTATGCTCAATGCTATGTCATTGTAAATAGCATATATATGTGTTGTCACATAGAGGGTGCGTATGGCTACCTGAGAGAGCCGGGCACTAAGGTGTGAGGGGTCTCCAGCACTCTCCAGTGTCAGGTCCAACGTGTTCGGTGTGCAGTACAGCAGCTCctgctcccacaatgcactctgCTCAGTGCGTTCCTGTGCCTGCTCCTGTGGTCAGGCATGGAGGTAGTCAGGAACTCCAGATAGAGTGGGACACAGTTAGAGCAGAGCTAAACCAAAACTGTGTCCTACTAAGCTCTGTGCAACAAGATCTTAACATCATTGACTTCAGAATGTTTCTCATTACTACCTGTGTTCCCTCTTCCCCTTGCTCAGCCTGTTGGACGAGCTCTTTGAGGAGCGGAACCCAGGGCAGGGTGTCTGATACCAGCTGGGACTCCAgcacactgctactgctgcaccactgcatgtgtacatgtagagatagagagagagagagagggggggggggggagagagagagtgggagagagggagagagagagagagtgggagagagggggagggagagagagagagagggggaaagagagagtgagagagaaagtgagagagagagtgagtgagagagagtgggagagagggagagagagagagagtgagagagagagtgggagagagggagagagagtgagagagagggggagagagagagtgagagagagagtgggagagagggagagagagagtgagagagagagtgagtgagagagagagggagacagagacagagagagagagtaagagagagggggagagagagagggagagagtgagagagaaagagagatggagtgagagagaaagagagagagcaaggtaGATAGAGAGTaatagagagaggcagagagagagagagagagagagtgagagcctGTACCAATGGAACTAGTCCACAATGAGGAtttgctcatgcacacactgacagtGTGCCAGCACCATAGTACACACACGGAGCGCACCATCTGTGCTTGCAcactgaacatacagtacacagagcGAGGCTGTGCCAACAGCGGCCTGCTGCAGACACCTGGCACTGTTAAATACTGCACTTCAGAAAGGCACCAGGCGCAGCGCTAAGCTGTGTCCTCATTGAACCCTTCGCATTGTGACATACAGTATCCCGTTTAGTGCATCCATCAAGACCTGCTTTAATCAGGCAGGACACAGTGCGTGAACTTTGGCGACAGGGAGAGATACTCATCAGAGGGACCATCTGATACTGAATATGATATTCAGATATATGATACATGCATATTTACAGTATCTGCAGTCATAACAACTTGCAGTCTCTTACACAGTAGGTTCAATCTCCCTGCATGCTGGGGCTTAAACACCAGGCCCTGACCTAAGCACAGCGTTGACACAGAGTATGGCTACTCAGTACAAGTCAATCTTATTTGTATATCGCAGAAGGCTGTCACAAATACAGAATAACAGAAGGGCGAAAGAACCCCCAAAagggcctgaacccccaaataacaagcacatgaggtaaagtgaggagaaaaaccctcaaacagtggcgagacaAAACTCCCCAATGTGAAGAAATCTTGAATAGAATCGGCATTAGCGGGGGAGCCCATTCTCTGTACACCATTCTCTACACAGAttggaggatagagagagaactTACCAATAATTTCATTTACACATACAGGCCTAATACCTCTGCATAGCCACTGTGTACACAGTGTATACTCCAGCACTACtgagcagggcacagacacgcacaattTTATGTATGTACCTATGGGGCACTGCCCCAGTGAGCATCAGTACATTTTTAGGCACTTCTCATGCCTGTACTTCTGTGAGTGCAGTGACAGGCGtgacctccctctcctctcacctctctcagctcAGTGAGGGCGGTGCGGCGGGGGCCCAGGACCAGCTGGCCACACGCAGCCTGCAGCCGGCTGCGCAGCCTCTCCAAGGAGCCCTGCGAGTGGCGGCACCAGCTGCTGAGGGGCTCGGCCTCCGTCACGCAGTCCTGGAGCAGGTGCTGCAGCTGGAGGGCCAGGGcggggccagcctccgcgcgcGCGTCCGCCGTGCCCTGAACACAAAGCGGGGCGGCGCCATGAGACGACCGCGCCAGAGACGACCGCGCCAGAGATGAGCGGGAAGCGTGTTCTCCGGGTTTCTGCCGTGTGAGTGTACGGGGCCGCAGGCCTACCCCGGGGCCCGGTTCACGCTGTTCCGTCTGGGCTCCTGGCTCCCTGTTAGCTCCCGCACATCACACGGTGTACTtcaccctgcccctccccccgccaCACCCAGAACAGTACCAGTGCCAGTACAGCGTGTTCCTGGTCCAGGCCTGGAGAGAGTCTGAGCACAGcctccccctcactgtgcccagccaaacaggtgtgtgtgtgtgtgtgtgtgagacataatgtgtgtgtgtgtgtgtgtgtgtgtgtgagagtgtgtgtttgagacataatgtgtgtgtgtgtgtgtgtgtgtgtgagacataatgtgtgtgtgtgtgtgtgagagagagagagataatgtgtgtgtgtgtgtgtgtgtgagtgtatgtgtgtgtgtgtgtgtgcgtgtgtgtgtatgtgagtgtatgtgtgtgtgtgtgtgtgtgtgtatgtgagtgtgtgtgtgtgtgtgtgagataatgtgtgagtgtgtgtatgtgtgtgtgtgtgtgtgtatgtgagtgtatgtgagtgtgtgtgtgtgtgtgtgagagagagagataatgtgtgtgtgtgtgtgtgtgtgtgtgagtgtgtgtgagagataatgtgtgtgtgtgtttgtgtgtgtgtgtgtgtgtggaacaccTGCTGTCTCACCTCCGCTGGCTGGGTATGCAGGAGCTGGCAGAGACAGAGGACCTGCTGCCTCAGGGCCCGCAGCCTGGCTGCTGGACTCTGCACAAACCGGAACAGCTGCCGCAGggtctgcaacacacacacacacacacacacacacacgccagatCACACACGCAGCTCCACGGGAGCCATCCTCCAGTAATGGAAATATTCTAAATATGGACGGGGAGGTGAACAGCCGTGCTATTGGGATCTGCACCAGGACGTCAGAACGGCCCTTTCCCCTGTCTCATATTGGTGTTTAGCAGCCCGGCATAATTGAGTTTCATGATGAATATAACTGGGCtctttcactgaaatgacagcttACTTCATCCACGAGCACTGTGAAATACCACAAAGCATCATTACAGCTTTTTTTAGCGAGGCTGTATCATGTTTGtggctatatttatttatttaccaccCCCAAACCACAAATTTCCTGTTGGATTGCTGCAATGATTACTTAATACAATTATGGACACTGATTACACACAGTAGTATTAAGTATACTATGTGACTACAACTGATTAAATACTTAACACTTAATACCAAGTACTTAATCAGTTGAATTcacatacattcattcattcattatcctaacccgcttatcctgaacagggtcgtagggggctggagcctatcccagcatacattgggcgaaaggtaggaatacaccctggacaggtcggcagtccatcgcagggcacacacaccattcactcacacactcatacctacgggcaatttagacactccaatcagcctaacctgcatgtctgtggactgtgggaggaaaccggagtacccggaggaaacccacgcagacacggggagaacatgcaaactccacacagagaggccccggccgacggggattcgaacccaggacctccttgctgtgaggcggcagtactacccactgcaccatccatgcagcccaaatttacatacagtatactaaaTCATATTGTGTGCAGCCACAGTCGGATGCGATTtctctgagtgagagagagtgggagagagggagagagagagagagtgagagagagagtgggagagagggagagagagtgagagagagggggagagagagagtgagagagagagtgggagagagggagagagagagtgagagagagagtgagtgagagagagagggagacagagacagagagagagagtaagagagagggggagagagagagggagagagt from Conger conger chromosome 2, fConCon1.1, whole genome shotgun sequence encodes the following:
- the LOC133121295 gene encoding uncharacterized protein LOC133121295, coding for MSQQGRHHVLRITVPADAKEGVKAFSKAEVCLEGSAFEDAVQSYLGCGGDGLVRVECVWRGDPRGTQYQGGSKAYCLTVVQTASDHQDKERVLAYPQCPLLLLCCSVFPQQAQAEAYARAHLPTHPESGEDVFAPVRDVLAGRISALHLPQEALSAAHLCCTLLLLLQDVQPNVDTAAQTPPLETLRQLFRFVQSPAARLRALRQQVLCLCQLLHTQPAEGTADARAEAGPALALQLQHLLQDCVTEAEPLSSWCRHSQGSLERLRSRLQAACGQLVLGPRRTALTELRETLRQLFRFVQSPAARLRALRQQVLCLCQLLHTQPAEGTADARAEAGPALALQLQHLLQDCVTEAEPLSSWCRHSQGSLERLRSRLQAACGQLVLGPRRTALTELREWCSSSSVLESQLVSDTLPWVPLLKELVQQAEQGEEGTQEQAQERTEQSALWEQELLYCTPNTLDLTLESAGDPSHLSARLSQYLVDCAVDQCWERCLWKVLSLSPLPVNPFPSLAQEFRLEALRMSLWRQSDAEVQKQMRPLETPQPCPAGPPLHCGPGEEGYGLPSALRASHPHRLRDCLSRAQSLECEPQYTGRFKVERSTAVLSPRAWLGTLSPFLCGLQVIEFCYITAPPGCLDEVLQVYAKLVLAGLSELCGRDGLIVGAVHLGPGGLWDMQQLTAFPTHFLECFSDALRHRHPVHLRVFQAPRGSAEWRFIPLQKLFVLYCLREDGSSWLCLPQHNLLSLHQAVFPSLDQATFHFNTVGRESFISGSVQEVMSQLDSEITEAFLKTDFLHGYRLVAMRGLLSGEEACLPDCWRGCHSLCSQTEFLCAVAECLQGLLELCGEDERAEPRQTATEHQTAIEHMFEGFSWMLRRTLEHPEALAPPGLWEVVLQGQGAVAGGSRAVWLRGTAGVCRAISETLSQDLLSLCPTVQALLERLDSMKEREEARAHICCTETLPPNSQPLRHRSPEHSEQSPSQSIPLTGAQALALF